The sequence TAGAAATCGACGAGGAATTGCGCGGCCCGGTCGCCGCCCCACGGCGTGCGGACGAGCGTGCCGGGGATCGGTTTCATCGAGCGGTCGGCGTCGCCATCTTCCCAGACGAGGCCCGTTTCGACCGTATCCTGCCCGGTAATGTCGACGACGGTGATCGAACCCGGAAACATGCGGCCGCTTTCATAGACCGCCATCACTTCATGCTGGCGGAGCCGCTTGCCGCGGGGAACGCCGCCCATGTCGGTATAGATCATCTCGATCGCATCGACCTCGGGGTTCGCCTTGAAAAAGGCTTCGGCCTCCGACCGGTCCGCAATCACCCCCGATGATTTCGACATCGCCCGCTTACTCCTTCAACGCGCTCACGCAGTCGGCGAACGCGCCGACCAGCCGGTCGATCTGATCGTCGCCCGTCACCGGGCTCACCAACATCATATTGTGAAAGGGCGCCAGCAAAATCCCGCGATTGGCGAGGAAGAGGTGGATTGCGGCTTCCAGCTCGGGCTGCATCGCCGCCTTTGCCTCGCTGCCGTTGCGCGGCGGGGTGGGGCAGGTGAGAAACTCGACGCGCGCGCCGACCTGGGTAACGTGCCAGTCGAGCGCGGCGCTGGCGATTTCCTGCTCCAGCCCGGCGACAAGCCGCGCGGCGCCGCGCAGCATATGGTCATAGGCGGCGGGGGTGATGACCTCCGCCAGCATCGTGTCCATCGCGGTGATCGCGAGCGCGTTGGCCGAGAGCGTCGTGCCGATGCCGCTGTGCCCCGGCGGGCGGGCGGCATTCAGTGCCGCCATGCGTTCGGCGACCTCGGCCGAAAAACCATGGACCGCGCAGGGCACACCGCCGCCGATCGACTTGCCGACCACCATCATGTCGGGCTTTGGCCCATGGGCGGCGCCATGGCCGCCATAGCCCGACGAGATTGTGTGCGTCTCGTCGAACACCAACAGCGTGCCGGTTGCGTCGCAAAGCCCGCGCAGCGCCGCGAGGAAGCCCGGAGCATCGCGCACCATGCCGATATTGGTCATCACCGGCTCGGCGAGGACGCAGGCGATGTCGCCGGCCGCGAGCG is a genomic window of Sphingopyxis sp. FD7 containing:
- a CDS encoding aspartate aminotransferase family protein, which encodes MIAESAIARVAAREAERFRAVNPRAFAHHAAAAGWFQSVPFHWMRDWPSPVPIVAASARDATLTSIDGQTYDDFCLGDTASLFGHSPPPLAAALTRQASEGLSYMLPTERGAALSERLAATFGLPLWQVTTTASEANRAVIRWCRGITGRPKILTFNGAYHGAVDDAFVDLKGGAPTMRASLIGQVHDLTATTSVIEFNDEDALAAALAAGDIACVLAEPVMTNIGMVRDAPGFLAALRGLCDATGTLLVFDETHTISSGYGGHGAAHGPKPDMMVVGKSIGGGVPCAVHGFSAEVAERMAALNAARPPGHSGIGTTLSANALAITAMDTMLAEVITPAAYDHMLRGAARLVAGLEQEIASAALDWHVTQVGARVEFLTCPTPPRNGSEAKAAMQPELEAAIHLFLANRGILLAPFHNMMLVSPVTGDDQIDRLVGAFADCVSALKE